In Juglans microcarpa x Juglans regia isolate MS1-56 chromosome 7D, Jm3101_v1.0, whole genome shotgun sequence, the following are encoded in one genomic region:
- the LOC121238342 gene encoding fasciclin-like arabinogalactan protein 12, translating into MFTKMRKHAFLSLSLLLAFLCYCSTTTLAQPAQAPALTAVAPAKPADSPAKPADSQAKPADSPAKLADAPTPPGPPDVTKVLQKAGGFTILIRLLKRTAVADQIKGQLNDTKNGFTLFAPTDAAFSSLKSGTLNSLSDEQKIRLIQFHTLTTFYTLENFQTVTNPLRTQAGDTNPGDYPLNVTSMGKQVNISTGLVNATVTGTVYSDNRLSIYKVDKVLLPLDIFVAKPPVPAPALAPTKPKDNKNTAGTPKSSTSTTTTTPTVVGSDAASLALAEPGVMVAVGVSIFVAAFSML; encoded by the coding sequence ATGTTTACAAAGATGAGGAAACATGCTTTCCTCTCCTTGTCACTTCTACTTGCTTTTCTCTGCTACTGCAGTACCACAACTTTAGCCCAGCCAGCTCAGGCCCCTGCCTTGACAGCTGTGGCCCCGGCTAAGCCTGCTGATTCCCCGGCTAAACCTGCTGATTCCCAGGCTAAACCCGCTGATTCCCCGGCTAAGCTTGCTGATGCCCCGACACCACCTGGCCCTCCCGACGTAACCAAAGTCCTCCAAAAGGCCGGCGGTTTCACAATCTTAATCCGCCTCTTAAAGAGGACTGCAGTGGCTGACCAAATTAAAGGGCAACTCAACGATACAAAGAACGGCTTTACTCTTTTTGCTCCAACCGATGCTGCATTTTCAAGCCTCAAGTCGGGTACTCTAAATTCTCTCAGCGACGAACAAAAGATCCGACTCATACAGTTTCATACCTTGACCACTTTTTATACTCTAGAAAACTTTCAAACGGTGACCAACCCATTGAGAACACAGGCAGGAGATACCAACCCTGGTGATTACCCACTAAATGTGACCTCAATGGGAAAACAAGTAAACATTTCGACTGGCCTTGTCAATGCCACAGTGACCGGTACGGTATACTCGGATAACCGGCTTTCAATTTACAAAGTAGACAAAGTTCTTCTTCCTCTGGACATTTTCGTTGCAAAGCCTCCGGTACCTGCACCGGCACTTGCCCCAACCAAGCCTAAGGATAACAAGAATACAGCAGGCACTCCAAAGAGCAGCACTAGTACTACTACAACTACTCCTACAGTGGTTGGTTCTGATGCAGCGAGTCTCGCACTCGCAGAGCCTGGAGTAATGGTGGCCGTTGGAGTTTCTATTTTCGTTGCTGCATTTTCTATGTTAtaa